In Carassius carassius chromosome 5, fCarCar2.1, whole genome shotgun sequence, one genomic interval encodes:
- the zgc:158260 gene encoding protein FAM47E, with amino-acid sequence MSLKNGQVENIKFPWFKERLKTKYLRDLRQKQQLSGSLDSHKWRFLSPGLDDFRDGYPTVHKELFTQCKSGPSPAVFGMPNHTCSVKFPQKRLSKNQVCYSKQNPQSQAQREFIDAVEYKLKQHPLALYPHLESGMTPELFDQVLSVLDPDMCMKAELSITSPMKHLEESSAPCEISTLETIKPSITIKPQKEKCKEARPRNPYRWQKLKETLGVEDQTASVKHLHSMSQEDDKQMITKLFCEWITSLGGETSDLTESTILDLFKSDYEKKPSWTLPINKTHLNQTPAKPSSSVEGHLKDAKELNQVNKPNRPQAANDPLRAPADITGSLDFEEQLSEKDEELKQIHGIQAFREFIINKGVRMPRFLSTIFSEDEQKNRIRGSNTGGSASSLSKGRAVH; translated from the exons ATGTCTCTCAAAAATGGACAGGTGGAAAACATTAAGTTCCCCTG GTTTAAGGAACGGCTAAAAACAAAATATCTCAGGGATTTAAGGCAAAAGCAACAGCTATCTGGGTCATTAGATAGTCACAAATGGCGCTTTTTGTCCCCGGGCCTGGATGATTTTAGAGATGGTTACCCAACAGTCCATAAAGAGCTCTTCACCCAGTGTAAGAGTGGACCCTCCCCTGCAGTCTTTGGGATGCCAAATCACACTTGTTCAGTGAAGTTCCCACAGAAGAGACTGAGTAAAAATCAAGTGTGTTACTCAAAGCAGAATCCTCAGAGTCAAGCTCAGCGTGAGTTCATTGACGCTGTTGAGTACAAACTCAAACAACACCCCCTGGCCCTCTATCCTCATCTGGAGAGCGGTATGACACCAGAG CTATTTGACCAGGTGTTGTCAGTCCTGGATCCTGATATGTGCATGAAGGCAGAATTGTCCATAACCTCTCCAATGAAGCATCTGGAAGAAAGCAGTGCACCATGTGAAATCTCAACTCTGGAGACTATAAAACCGTCCATCACCATCAA ACCACAAAAGGAGAAATGTAAAGAGGCCAGACCAAGAAATCCTTATAGATGGCAGAAACTCAAAGAAACTTTGGGTGTTGAAGATCAGACGGCGAGTGTTAAACACCTGCACTCCATGTCGCAAGAAGATGACAAGCAGATGATTACCAAACTCTTCTGTGAATGGATTACCTCACTG GGTGGAGAGACCAGTGATCTGACAGAGTCAACCATCTTGGATTTGTTTAAGAGTGACTATGAAAAGAAACCCTCCTGGACCTTACCTATTAACAAGACTCATCTTAATCAAACTCCAGCAAAACCATCCAGCTCTGTAGAGGGACATCTTAAAGATGCTAAAGAGTTGAATCAG GTCAATAAACCCAACAGACCTCAGGCTGCCAATGATCCTCTAAGAGCCCCAGCAGATATTACAGGAAGCCTGGACTTTGAAGAACAGCTGAGTGAGAAG GATGAAGAGCTGAAGCAGATTCATGGCATTCAGGCATTCAGAGAGTTCATTATCAACAAGGGAGTGAGAATGCCAAGG TTTCTCAGCACTATCTTCTCTGAGGATGAACAGAAGAACAGGATCAGAGGCTCAAACACCGGAGGCTCCGCTTCATCATTGTCTAAAGGGAGAGCTGTCCATTAA